From the genome of Neomonachus schauinslandi chromosome 1, ASM220157v2, whole genome shotgun sequence:
ccccactcacatgcgctctttctaaaaaaaaaaaaaaaaaaaaagttaaaaaaaaaaaaaagagctgcaaTCATGATCATAACTTTCTGCACTGGAACTTGGCAACTTCAGTTTAGAAATCATCAGTCATTCACCTACTCAATACCTATagtaggcactgtgctaggtgagGGATTCAGAGTGAAAAAAAGCAGTCATGGACCTGGTCTCATGAACTTCAGACTGGGAAAGAGGAAAATCGCTCATGTATGAAAAGGTCATTACATCTCAGTCATACACATGAGAACTGGACTCAAATTTCGAACAAGAAGAGTAAGGTAAAGTAATTTCTAGAGTACTATTTGctcattaaaattattatgtatactttttaacagaatggaaaattcttgtaacattaaaaagaacataaaatataaactcaTAAATCCATTAATATATGATAATTAATGACAACGTGTTTTTATAtgaataaacttttattgaattttagataattagaaagaataaagaaatgcaaGATAAATGCTTTCTAAACAACATCTGATAGTATCTTTTCTGTCATGGTATTTTCACTCTTCTTTATAAAAAGTAtagacattcatttatttaaatttttacaaagtcAAGAACCATCacatggaaaaaataagtaaCGCTAACGTAAATTCAGCATCTCATCAATATCGAAATGGCTGCAATGGTTAGGTTCTGAGCTTAGCCCTCTCGGAAAACAGCGCACACAGCAGCTGCTGGTTTCCATTTATTAAAACGGGTCTGAGAATCAGGAAGCCGCTCCCTGTGACGACTATTTTTGCaagaaaagagggcagaaggCATGGTGCGAAGAGGGAGTGAGAGACACCCCGGGAAAGAAATGATGCTCTTATCGAACCACGAGGTCGGCCTTGTAAGTAATTCAGAGAACGGTTCTGGGACGAAATCATTTCTGTGCTGCTTAAAGTGTGATTAAGGCGAGACAGTCCCCAATACAAGTATGCCCAGATCCACACAGCACAAGACACGAGTGGGGAGTTTGTAAATTATCTGCTAAACTCCAAGGCCAGCCAAGCCAGGTAATCAATCACAGAAGGAGTCTCTTTACAGTGGTGTAAAATGCATCTGGGCAGAACTGCAACCCTGAGCTGTGACAAACATAGGGCAGACCCTCCCAGGAGCATACCTGAAGGCATCCCTTTTGTCTTAATCTTATCTCTTTtgcaaaaagaattattttggaaaCAACAACAGAACCACTCCTGCCCTCCCTGTAACAACCTACTAACCTCCACTTGTCAAACAAGAAGAAAGTTATCTCCCTCAGGACAAAAGGCATCAGGTGCTGCCTTCATTAAGGGTAACCTAGTGTGATAGCCAGGGAGCCCCGGCCAGCCCTGCTCAGAGGCTGCCAGGAAGGCTCCAGTCCCTCACACCTGCCTTCCTGGTCCTACGTGGCCCATTCAACCCAGCTCCTTCTCTCGCCCGATGGACCTCCCGCAGGGCCCCACAAACACAATCACTGAACGTGCTGTTAATAATAGTCTTTTCTTTCCCAGCCCTATGCctctcatgtattttttaaaaaaaaaaacaacaatagttttcttttaaaaaatattcttccagGAAATAATGAACAGTAATTGTCATGGACCCAGAACAGACCCTAGAAAAACGCAGACAGGCAAGAATCTGTCAATATAGCAATATTCCAAATATGAAATTCATGGTTtaggaagacataaataaataaataggaagggGCTTCTCAGagaagtttcttttgttttcctccatttcttacTGAATTTTGTTTGTGTAAAAAAGTTTTGATTCTAGGATACAAGAGCCAGCCCTGTTGGGACCAATATGAACCATTCATGCCATTAAGCCCTCTAGATAAAAGAGGGAACcgtgatgatcccagggttgctcattattttttataaagacaactatatttttaaataatttcattatttaaacttCACCTGGCACTTTAGTCTCTCGAAAAATTATTAAGTTAGGCATGAATTAAAGAATAAGCCCATCTGGACTGTAGTTTGGGTTTTAAGTGCTACTCTGCtcttatatcttttttcttgGCTTGGCACATCTTTGAGATCCAGTTTTTTGAACAGAATGCTGGGACATCTGTGGTGGGGAAACGAGTCTTCAAGATGAAGAATTCCAGTTCATGTCACAAATTTCACTGGCCAGGTAACAGCACTGccttttcctttgtgctttttaCTAGTACCCTTATAAGGAAAGTGTTTCTTTCCCAGCACTTgctcaccaaccccccccccaccccgcatgGGGCACTCCACTGACCCTGTTCTGAATACTCTATCCGCCCAGGTACTATACCAGGGACCCAGCCCGACTCTGGGCTGGTACCATGACAGGGACAGCACCAATTCGCTCGAGTGTTGCTTGGCTGACGGTGTACGAGTGTGTGTGCTGAGGCCGAGGCTTCCTGCTGACTGAGCCATTGCTCCTGGACACCACCTGCGGGGATGACCCTCTGTTGGCTGTCACTACTAGAGTCTTATGCGGAGCTGGGACCACGTGGGTCCCATTAGCATAGATGGATGGGATGTTGGCATTGCCtgagtggagagagaaagactggCGCAAGTCACTGAAGTGGTTGAAGGACTCCGTGTTCCTGGGAACTTTTGGATTGTTGCTCCAGTATCGACTGTTGTAGGTATTGGAAGAGGTCAATGTGTTGTTCTCTGAAGAGGATATCTCGGTGTGAAGTGCTTTGGCAGAAGAAGAACATTTAGGTGGAAGATCATCCTCtctgaaaaggaataaaaataaagttgtcatCAGGATTTACTTGAATGTCACCCTACCCTCCTGCCCAGGACTCTTTCGTCTTCTGCTAAGGCCAGTATGTCTGTGAGATACAAACCCTCAGGACAGACCAGACTATCATGAAAGCAAATACATCAGCCCTGGTGGCCTCGGCTCTGACACTCATTCCCTTTGAGACAATGCTCAAGAAAAACGTTCCCTCCACTTCTCAATAGCCAAGGGTAGAAAAAGTAATGTCAAATCTCTCAGACTATACTTTCcaatataactggaaaaaaaatgtgtgtgagtatatatgtgtatgtatatatgtatgggtatctatctatctatctatctatatatttttttgctctaAATAGGAAAACAGACCTTGAAGAAAGACACTAAGCTTGTTGTGTAAAGAATTACAAGAGGCTACGATAAGTCACTAATTTAACTTAAGATGTTAActaattcattcaacatttattgagtaccaggCATTCTACTAGGtgtttcatgtaaaaaaaaaaaaaaaaaagacacagctcCTATACCCCAGAAGCCTATGGCCAAACATGAGTGCCAATCAAAGCAAGAACATCTCCAAGTCTGAAAGGTTGGACAGGGACGAGAGTCAACTTCTGTGAGAAGGTCTTGAATCAGATCAAGTAATTTAGCAAAGAGGTGGATGTTTGGTGCTGGAAGAGGGTGGAGGCTTgagcaaagaccctgaggcatgAGCAGCTACTGAACAGACTGGAACACCAGTGACCATGGAAGCGgtgagagaggagcagggaagcaggggaAGGTCAGATCCTGAAGGGCTATGTGGATCATGCTAAGTAGACTGGAGTCATTAAAGCGTTTTTGACAAGGATATGTGGTGCCATGTGAGACAGAGCTTGAACTCCCCTACCCCCACAATATGCCAAGAGTCACTTTCTTTAAAGAGGATTTTCACATTGTTTTCTGAAGATGTTCGGACTGAACTGTCTCTCACAGCAAGCCATACTGCTTTGGCCGAGCTGTGCACACAGGTACGGGAATGCTCTTGGGGTGTTCCTTCTAGCTTCTGTTATAAATGCCAATGTCAAACACATTTCCTAAACTAACTTCTCTTCTGTGGCAGCCACCTTAACCCCACCCATCTTGGAACTATGGGAGGTGAAGGAATTCTTCACAGGTGTCCTCCTAGTTGGGCACATATTGGACCCTCTTCCCCTTTCATGATCCAGTAAAAAAAGCTGAGCAGTATCGTGAGGAAAAGCGATGTAACATACGAGAAAATATGACGTGGCCACTTGAACTATCTTGGCCATCACAGCCATTGGATTAGCAAAGAAACCTTAGCTgccaaaattaatagaaatacagACACTGGCCATGTAGGACAAATCGTCTGACACACAAACCTTATTTCATTaggaatttcttcttcttcctcctctttatgTTTGCTTCTCCAGTAAAAGAATGCCCCTAAAATTAGTGCAATGCAAAAAATGATAATAACTGCACCAGTGCCAATGGCTCCAGCTATTAGTCCAATGCTCCTGGGCTGGgctgcaaaatatatttaaggtagatttaaagaacaaaaaagagagagagcaagagaaagagaaatagcagCATACACTCATGCAACTTCATAAATAATGTAAGTTTACCACTGAATCATCTTAAAATGCACGAAATTGCCTGAAGTGTTGCGTCCTTATAAAAGTAAACCCGGGTTAAGTGTCCGCGTCCTCGGTGGCTGGGACTAACACACAGTAGGCTCACAGACACTTGCTGAATGAGCGAACAGTGTAGGACTCACCACTCAGTAGAGCCACACTTAGAGCAGAACAGGCCAGAGATGCTCACCTGTCTGATCTGCCCAGAGGAACCCTGGCAATCAGTGGGATAATGCTCACCTCAGCCCACCCAGGTCACTACTTTTTTAAGTGGAATTCAAATAACCCAGAATtctcaaataaagagaaaatttctgCACTGCTTATTTATGACCCAGCCACCTAACAATTAAGCAGCTATAAAGggataaggagaaaataaaagaaggtcTTGCCGCGGCCATGAGATCATTACAAGTTTTTATAATGTCAATAGTACTATGCAATCACTTGAAGACAAGCGACTGACTTGATTCTAACGACCCTGAGGAGAAAGACATTCTGCCATAAAGATGTCATATTGCTGAGGCTGAAAAGTATACTaatacatttatagaacatttcaataattaataaaaccaagagaatttctattttatcttcaaaCAACCTAAAAACAATTAAGAGAAACTCTTCATTCCCTGGTTTAACAAAGATCTTGGTGTTCCAGAATTTTATATACTTACGTGAAATAACCTGGAGATCCAACAGACAGGTGCTGGTTCCGATGGCATTCGAAGCCACGCATTGGTACAGGCCTGAAGACAGAGCACTGATGTTCCGGATGGTGACTGTCCCCTGGACCTGGTCTGTCACAAAAATCATAATCAAGTGAGCAGGTAGGgggaaaaaatttggaaaaccaAAGAAATCAGCAGGAAACTACAAAGATAAACACTGAAGAGTCATCCATAGCCTTTGCCGAAGAGATTCTCTTGGTTCATGAAAAGACTAAAATCACATCGCATGAAAGACCCGAAGACATGGAGGACTTTCCTAAGTAAGTGCAATCTTACAACTTAATCTGATGATTAGTCTGAGGTCCTAATTGTGGGTAGCCCTTCCTGAGGAAACAGTGGCTAAGGCCTGTCCTAGAGACTCTACGATCAGTAACACCAAATTTCAATTCCAAGAAAATGCAACAACCTAAAGATGAAGCTAAACTCATTACAGTCATGTTCACTTTATACTTGATGGAGAAAACATCCACTCTGTGCTCAAGGGTGTCGATTGTTACTTCCAACAACGATTTTAACTATAAGCCCAGATCTTCCATGAAGCAGACACCCAAGATAAGCCAAAGGTTTAGTGGAAGAAATTCTAGTTCAGGAAATGGgagaggaagctggggagggtgggagagccTCTGACTGCAATGCAGGTCTGGACCCTGTGAaggggagaggcaaggaaggagggcCAGACAGGGAGCATCTCAGATTGCAGCATCATGTTAGGGAAGTCTCCATCAGGCTGCGGGGGAGGCCCTGCGCTAAAATCACCTGTTAGAGGAGTCCCACACCTTGCAGGAATAGGACTGCATTCACAGGCTCACTGTGCCCAGTCACTGGTTGGGAGCAGCCCTGGTGAAACTTGGTCTGGGTGCAAAGCAGTGGTAGATTCTGGAGGAAGCAGTTGGGGCTGTCAACTGTGTTCCCCACAGCAGGGGATGAGCAGTGCATTTTCAAGACCACCACATTGATATTACTCAGAGATGTTTCAGTAGTTCATACTTTATTAATTCATCAACATTAgcatagattatttatttcttgtaaataaaatgcaaattatagtaataataaaaaactaagaTTAATAGTTGCtattactatgtgccaagcattggtTAAGCTTTTATAGTATTATCTTAATCTTTACAACGACGCTATGAGGTATGATTACTCATCCCACTGAACAGGTAAGGAGACTGataaggttacacagctagtcaCACAAAATGGGAATTAGACAGTGGGCTGTCTTACATCTAAGCTCTaggcttccctgcctcccccaggcaGAACATAACACATCCAGTCATCTCAACCACTCAAAATAGCTGCAAATCTAGAAGTGGAAAGCGTCCTGATGGCACGTTTCTGGCACCACGTCCATGTGCTCCTAGGGCAACACCTGGAGCTCCCCCTACCCAGGGCTATTTTTACATGAAACTAACATTATCTTGTTTCTGCTGGCAATCTTCATTTCTATCTAGAGCAACGGCTGAAGCAGAGAAGATGGGTCAGCAAAAGCAGACCTAACCACAGCACTGAATGCACTTATTGGTTAagtcatttaagaaataattatgtaTTGAGCACCTTTCTGGAATTAACTTAAATAAACAAgccaagaacatttttttcttgcttttgtttctggttcttaataggaacatttttttctttttatttatttattttttaaatattttatttatttatttgacagagaaagtgagagagcacaagcagggggagcagtagtaggagagggagaagcaggctccccgccgagcagggagcccgatgcagagctctatcccaggaccctggatcatgacctgagccaaaggcagacgcctaacgactgagccacccaggcgcccctctttttaaagattttatttatttattcatgagagacagagagagagagggagagaggcagaggcagagggagaagcaggcttcccacagagcagggagcccgacttgggactcaatcccaggaccccgggatcacgacctgagctgaaggcagaggcttaaccaactgagccacccaggtgcccctaatgggAACATTTAAAGGGTCAAATCCACATTAGATGGGTATCTTATTTATTCAGAACATGACGCTCAAAGAATTTGGACATTTGAATTGTACTGGACACACCAAGTCAATATATTTGGTGGTTACTTTGCACTtgtgtattatttccttttccttaacaAACAACTCTGAGGACTACCAATGTGTGAGAGCCTTTCAGTGAATTCACTCAATAGTTGGGCCAGTCTGGgaggaaattattttctcctcctgTGTTTTTGACTTGCTTTCCCAGGCCTTCATCAAATGCCCCCTTCAGCACCATGTGTTCTCTAGTGCTGGCACTTAACCCCATTTGGTGTCATTTCTTGCCTACTTGTCTCATTAAAGACAAGAGCCTTCgacacttgatttcggctcaggtcatgatctcagggtggtgggattgagcccctcatc
Proteins encoded in this window:
- the IGSF11 gene encoding LOW QUALITY PROTEIN: immunoglobulin superfamily member 11 (The sequence of the model RefSeq protein was modified relative to this genomic sequence to represent the inferred CDS: deleted 1 base in 1 codon), producing MVIPLSNANQPEQVILYQGGQMFDGAPRFHGRVGFTGTMPATNVSIFINSTQLSDTGTYQCLVNNLPDRGGRNIGVTGLTVLVPPSAPHCQIQGSQDIGSDVILLCSSEEGIPRPTYLWEKLDNTLKLPPTATQDQVQGTVTIRNISALSSGLYQCVASNAIGTSTCLLDLQVISRAFFYWRSKHKEEEEEEIPNEIREDDLPPKCSSSAKALHTEISSSENNTLTSSNTYNSRYWSNNPKVPRNTESFNHFSDLRQSFSLHSGNANIPSIYANGTHVVPAPHKTLVVTANRGSSPQVVSRSNGSVSRKPRPQHTHSYTVSQATLERIGAVPVMVPAQSRAGSLV